In Pelagibius sp. CAU 1746, the following proteins share a genomic window:
- a CDS encoding DUF3179 domain-containing protein, whose protein sequence is MKTPLRPRPRGWVAVGLAALVFSLALVLATADGARAGPDRWAAAWPATDFSQASVPFDEILSGGPPKDGIPAIDDPRFVAVAEAADLAPAEPVIGLEIAGDARAYPLRILTWHEIVNDTVGGTPVAVTYCPLCNAAIVFDRRVAGAATTFGTTGLLRHSDLVMYDRATESWWQQFLGEAIVGAHTGKRLALVPSRLESWENFAARFPEGKVLVPADPKLRPYGANPYVGYDSAARPFLYDGSLPEGIAPLARVVAVGEEAWSLELLRREGKIESGGLVLTWTPGQASALDSRNLAAGRDVGNVVVQRRGAGGLEDVAYDVTFAFVFHAFRPEGVIRQ, encoded by the coding sequence ATGAAGACGCCGCTTCGCCCGCGCCCGCGCGGCTGGGTCGCTGTCGGTCTGGCCGCCCTCGTGTTTTCCTTGGCCCTGGTCCTGGCCACGGCAGACGGCGCGCGGGCCGGCCCGGATCGCTGGGCCGCAGCCTGGCCCGCGACCGACTTCTCCCAAGCCTCCGTCCCCTTCGACGAGATTCTCTCCGGCGGACCGCCCAAGGACGGCATTCCCGCCATCGACGACCCGCGCTTCGTGGCGGTGGCCGAGGCTGCGGACCTGGCCCCGGCGGAGCCCGTGATCGGCCTGGAGATCGCGGGCGACGCCCGCGCCTATCCGCTGCGCATTCTCACCTGGCACGAGATCGTCAACGACACCGTCGGCGGCACGCCGGTCGCGGTGACCTACTGTCCGCTGTGCAACGCCGCCATCGTCTTCGACCGCCGGGTCGCCGGCGCGGCCACCACCTTCGGCACCACCGGCCTGCTGCGCCACTCGGACCTGGTCATGTACGACCGCGCGACCGAGAGTTGGTGGCAGCAGTTCCTCGGCGAGGCCATCGTCGGCGCGCACACCGGCAAGCGCCTGGCTCTGGTACCATCGCGTCTGGAGTCCTGGGAGAACTTCGCCGCGCGTTTTCCCGAAGGCAAAGTGCTGGTCCCCGCCGATCCGAAGCTGCGCCCCTACGGCGCCAACCCCTACGTCGGCTACGACAGCGCCGCGCGGCCCTTCCTCTACGACGGCAGCCTGCCCGAAGGCATCGCGCCCCTGGCGCGTGTGGTGGCCGTCGGCGAGGAGGCCTGGAGCCTGGAACTCCTACGGCGTGAGGGGAAGATCGAAAGCGGCGGGCTGGTCCTGACCTGGACGCCGGGCCAGGCCTCGGCGCTGGACAGCCGGAACCTTGCCGCGGGACGCGACGTGGGCAACGTCGTGGTGCAGCGCCGCGGCGCCGGCGGCCTCGAGGATGTGGCCTACGACGTGACCTTCGCCTTCGTCTTTCACGCTTTCCGGCCTGAAGGCGTCATCCGGCAATAG
- a CDS encoding 3-deoxy-D-manno-octulosonic acid transferase: protein MIPPDRERTAQGGLGRALARGVFAAYRGLGTLAAPAIRHYLNLRRQRGREDPARMEERFGRPSVARPAGPLIWIHGASVGEAQSALPLIERLRRDWPGFSILVTTGTVTSARLMAERLPEGVIHQFVPVDLPSAVNRFLGHWHPEVGLIIESEFWPNLLRKAAWRGTRLVLLNGRISPGSYRGWRRARPVIAELLSKFSLVLARSPEDHEHLAALGAGNVACPGNLKAAAAPLSADPETLARLEAALAGRARWLAASTHPGEDRMAGEIHQALRDRLPRLLTLLAPRHPNRAEEIRRELETLGLNVAQRSLGEAIEPGIDVYLADSIGEMGLWYRLAEVVFVGGSLVPHGGQNVLEPAKLDCAILSGPHTANFARMAADMATAGALRQVDSAAALTAAVAELQENAELRHGMIAAARSYADGQAGVLERTMDALAPLLAEVSGRKA from the coding sequence GTGATTCCCCCGGACCGCGAGCGCACCGCCCAGGGGGGCCTCGGGCGCGCCCTGGCTCGCGGCGTCTTCGCCGCCTACAGGGGGCTCGGCACCCTGGCGGCGCCGGCGATCCGCCACTATCTGAACCTCCGCCGCCAGCGCGGCCGCGAAGACCCGGCGCGCATGGAAGAGCGCTTCGGCCGGCCCAGCGTCGCCCGCCCCGCCGGACCGCTGATCTGGATCCACGGCGCCAGCGTCGGCGAGGCGCAGTCCGCCCTGCCGCTCATCGAGCGCCTGCGCCGCGACTGGCCGGGCTTCAGCATCCTGGTCACCACCGGCACGGTGACCTCGGCCCGGCTCATGGCCGAGCGGCTGCCGGAAGGGGTGATCCATCAATTCGTGCCGGTCGACCTGCCCAGCGCGGTCAACCGCTTCCTCGGGCATTGGCACCCGGAAGTCGGCCTGATCATCGAATCCGAGTTCTGGCCCAACCTGCTGCGCAAAGCGGCCTGGCGGGGCACCCGCTTGGTGCTGCTCAACGGCCGCATCTCGCCCGGCTCCTACCGCGGCTGGCGGCGCGCCCGCCCGGTCATCGCCGAACTGCTGTCGAAATTCTCCCTGGTGCTGGCACGCTCGCCGGAGGACCACGAGCACCTCGCGGCCTTGGGGGCCGGCAACGTCGCCTGCCCCGGCAACCTGAAGGCGGCGGCGGCGCCGCTGAGCGCCGATCCGGAGACTCTGGCGCGCCTGGAGGCGGCCCTTGCAGGCCGAGCGCGCTGGCTTGCCGCCTCGACCCATCCCGGCGAGGACCGCATGGCCGGCGAGATCCACCAGGCCCTGCGCGACCGCCTGCCGAGGCTGCTGACCCTGCTGGCGCCACGCCACCCCAACCGTGCCGAGGAGATCCGCCGCGAACTGGAGACCCTGGGCCTCAACGTCGCCCAGCGCAGCCTGGGCGAAGCGATCGAGCCCGGCATCGACGTCTACCTGGCCGACAGCATCGGCGAGATGGGGCTGTGGTATCGCCTGGCCGAGGTGGTTTTCGTCGGCGGCTCCCTGGTGCCGCACGGCGGCCAGAACGTCCTGGAGCCGGCGAAGCTGGACTGCGCCATCCTGTCGGGCCCGCACACCGCGAACTTCGCGCGCATGGCCGCCGACATGGCCACGGCCGGCGCCCTGCGCCAGGTGGACAGCGCGGCGGCCCTGACCGCGGCGGTGGCGGAACTGCAGGAGAATGCGGAGCTGCGCCACGGCATGATCGCCGCCGCCCGCAGCTACGCCGACGGCCAGGCCGGCGTGCTGGAGCGGACCATGGACGCCCTGGCGCCTCTGCTGGCGGAGGTTTCCGGCCGCAAGGCCTGA
- a CDS encoding MMPL family transporter, producing MVYQGHESGGNASKSGGNPESAQGSDGWVVAYARWVIRWRWAVLLACLLAALALAGGGRLLGFSTDYRVFFSEENPQLRAFESLQQVYTKDDNILIVLQPAEGDVFTPKTLAALRRLTEASWQLPYSRRVDSLTNFQHSYAVGDDLTVEDLVPARLLEDGTVPTPERLAAIRAIALEEPLLAGRLVAPDSRTTAVNVTLTLPGESEFEVPEAMAATRELVAAFEADHPDIKVAVTGLVALNAAFSEASLSDLSTLVPIMYGIIVAGLLVFLRSIAGTVVTLLVVGLSAASAMGLAGWLGIQLTPPSSTAPTIILTLAVADSIHLLVTLLHAMGQGADKRAAIVESLRVNFSPVFLTSLTTAIGFLSLNFSDAPPFRDLGNITAMGVTAAWIYSVTFLPAFLAVVPLRAPKRRSQGNDAMARLAEFVLRRRRALLWGMTGLVVALALWIPRIELNDQFVNYFEPSIPFRTDTDFAMENLSGIYQMEFSLPAAEAGGISEPGYLAKIDAFSAWLRARPEVVHVQSMTDIFRRLNKNMHGDDPAWYRLPEERELAAQYLLLFEMSLPYGLDLNNQINVDKSSLRVIATLKNITTRQARLLRTAADGWVAANMPGAASEPTGPFVMFAYISERNIKSMLLGTGLALVLISLSLILALRSLKVGGLSIIPNVIPAVMAFGFWGFLVGEIGLASSVVAATSLGIIVDDCVHFLSKYLRARREKGASPEDAVRYAFATVGRALWVTSAVLVAGFAALALSAFELNQSLGLLTALAIFAALIADFLLLPPLLLAIDKEKKHADTPHALARTADAQAAD from the coding sequence ATGGTATACCAAGGCCACGAAAGCGGCGGAAACGCAAGCAAATCCGGGGGAAATCCAGAAAGCGCCCAGGGCAGCGACGGCTGGGTGGTGGCCTATGCCCGCTGGGTCATCCGCTGGCGCTGGGCGGTGCTGCTGGCCTGCCTGCTGGCGGCCCTGGCCCTGGCCGGCGGCGGGCGCCTCCTGGGTTTTTCCACCGACTACCGGGTCTTCTTCAGCGAGGAGAACCCGCAGCTTCGGGCCTTCGAGTCCCTGCAGCAGGTCTATACCAAGGACGACAACATCCTGATCGTGCTGCAGCCGGCCGAGGGCGACGTCTTCACGCCCAAGACCCTGGCCGCGCTGCGCAGGCTCACCGAAGCCTCCTGGCAGTTGCCCTACTCGCGGCGGGTCGATTCCCTCACCAACTTCCAGCACAGCTACGCCGTAGGCGACGACCTGACCGTCGAGGACCTGGTGCCGGCGCGGCTGCTGGAAGACGGCACGGTCCCAACACCGGAGCGCCTGGCGGCGATCCGCGCCATCGCCCTGGAGGAGCCGCTGCTCGCCGGCCGCCTGGTCGCCCCCGACAGCCGCACCACCGCGGTCAACGTGACTCTCACCCTGCCCGGCGAGAGCGAATTCGAGGTCCCCGAGGCCATGGCCGCGACCCGCGAGCTGGTCGCCGCCTTCGAGGCCGACCACCCGGACATCAAGGTGGCGGTCACCGGCCTGGTGGCGCTGAACGCCGCCTTCAGCGAGGCCAGCCTGTCCGACCTCTCGACCCTGGTCCCCATCATGTACGGGATCATCGTCGCCGGCCTGCTGGTCTTCCTGCGCTCCATCGCCGGCACCGTCGTCACCCTGCTGGTCGTCGGCCTCTCCGCGGCCAGCGCCATGGGGCTGGCCGGCTGGCTCGGCATCCAACTGACGCCGCCCTCCTCCACCGCGCCGACCATCATCCTCACCCTGGCGGTGGCGGACTCCATCCACCTGCTGGTCACCCTGCTGCACGCCATGGGCCAGGGCGCCGACAAGCGCGCGGCCATCGTCGAGAGCCTGCGCGTCAACTTCAGTCCGGTCTTCCTGACCTCGCTGACCACGGCCATCGGCTTCCTGAGCCTCAATTTCTCCGACGCCCCGCCGTTCCGCGACCTGGGCAACATCACCGCCATGGGCGTGACCGCGGCCTGGATCTATTCAGTAACCTTCCTGCCGGCTTTCCTGGCGGTGGTGCCGCTGCGCGCGCCCAAACGACGAAGCCAAGGTAACGACGCCATGGCGCGCCTGGCGGAATTCGTGCTGCGCCGCCGGCGCGCCCTGCTGTGGGGCATGACGGGGCTGGTCGTGGCGCTGGCGCTGTGGATCCCGCGCATCGAGCTGAACGACCAGTTCGTCAACTACTTCGAGCCCTCGATCCCCTTCCGCACCGACACCGATTTCGCCATGGAGAATCTTTCGGGGATCTATCAGATGGAGTTCTCCCTGCCTGCGGCCGAGGCGGGCGGCATCAGCGAGCCCGGCTATCTGGCGAAGATAGATGCCTTCTCCGCCTGGCTGCGCGCGCGCCCGGAGGTGGTCCATGTGCAGTCCATGACCGACATCTTCCGCCGCCTGAACAAGAACATGCACGGCGATGATCCGGCCTGGTACCGCCTGCCCGAGGAACGGGAGCTGGCGGCCCAGTATCTGCTGCTGTTCGAAATGTCCCTGCCCTACGGCCTGGACCTCAACAACCAGATCAACGTCGACAAGTCCTCGCTGCGCGTCATCGCCACCTTGAAGAACATCACCACCCGGCAGGCGCGGCTGCTGAGGACCGCTGCCGACGGCTGGGTCGCCGCCAACATGCCGGGCGCGGCCAGCGAGCCCACCGGCCCCTTCGTCATGTTCGCCTATATCTCCGAGCGCAACATCAAGTCCATGCTGCTCGGCACCGGCCTGGCCCTGGTGCTGATCTCGCTGTCGCTGATCCTGGCGCTGCGCAGCCTCAAGGTCGGCGGGCTCAGCATCATCCCCAACGTGATCCCGGCCGTCATGGCCTTCGGCTTCTGGGGCTTCCTGGTGGGCGAGATCGGCCTGGCGTCTTCCGTGGTCGCGGCCACCAGCCTTGGGATCATCGTCGACGACTGCGTCCACTTCCTCAGCAAGTACCTGCGCGCGCGGCGCGAGAAGGGCGCCAGCCCGGAAGACGCCGTGCGCTATGCCTTCGCGACGGTGGGCCGCGCGCTCTGGGTCACCTCGGCGGTGCTGGTCGCGGGCTTCGCAGCCCTGGCGCTCTCGGCCTTCGAGCTGAACCAGAGCCTGGGCCTCTTGACCGCGCTGGCGATCTTCGCCGCCCTCATCGCCGACTTCCTGCTGCTGCCGCCGTTGCTGCTGGCCATCGACAAGGAGAAGAAGCATGCCGATACCCCTCACGCCCTTGCACGGACAGCCGATGCACAGGCGGCCGACTGA
- a CDS encoding TetR/AcrR family transcriptional regulator: MAEDVETDSALTGCPPEMAANGEESASPKRTAIVAAATELFTQSGYGAVSMDAIAAKAGVSKRTVYSHFPGKDVLFAAVMTRHCGRLSGESVWELDPEVEPREMLTDRGMRFLRLITSPEAVSLFRTVTAEAERFPELGRTFFETGPKCWFGSFEDYLRAQDKMGRLRVPNPEVAAKFLFALLKDPLHLRMMLGVQAKVTEAEIAAHVKTVVEVFLEQYRRD, translated from the coding sequence ATGGCTGAAGACGTCGAAACTGACAGCGCCCTGACAGGCTGCCCGCCGGAGATGGCGGCAAACGGCGAGGAATCGGCTTCGCCGAAGCGCACGGCGATCGTCGCCGCGGCGACGGAGCTGTTCACGCAGTCGGGCTACGGCGCGGTCTCCATGGACGCCATCGCCGCCAAGGCCGGGGTCTCCAAGCGCACCGTCTACAGCCATTTTCCCGGCAAGGACGTGCTCTTCGCCGCGGTCATGACGCGCCACTGCGGCAGGTTGTCGGGGGAGAGCGTCTGGGAGCTCGATCCGGAGGTCGAACCGCGGGAGATGCTGACGGACCGGGGCATGCGCTTCCTGCGGCTGATCACCTCGCCGGAAGCGGTGAGCCTGTTCCGCACGGTGACGGCGGAGGCCGAGCGCTTCCCCGAGTTGGGCCGGACCTTCTTCGAAACCGGCCCCAAGTGCTGGTTCGGCAGCTTCGAGGACTATCTGCGGGCCCAGGACAAGATGGGCCGGCTGCGCGTGCCCAACCCCGAGGTCGCCGCCAAGTTTCTCTTCGCGCTGCTGAAGGACCCGCTGCACCTGCGTATGATGCTGGGTGTGCAGGCCAAGGTCACGGAGGCGGAGATCGCGGCCCACGTGAAGACCGTCGTCGAGGTCTTCCTGGAGCAGTACCGCCGAGACTGA
- a CDS encoding SgcJ/EcaC family oxidoreductase yields the protein MADPMEVVKSMCARYQTAVSANDSTAYGKLFAEDAIRVPPGSEPEHGPEAIAQSEQKDYDVAKWSIQSKPLDALHINDDWVFGIAEAAVNTVPHDGGTERSFKATKTWLLQKQPSGEWLIKRQMWNLK from the coding sequence ATGGCCGATCCGATGGAAGTCGTGAAATCGATGTGCGCGCGCTACCAGACGGCCGTCAGCGCGAACGACTCGACCGCTTACGGCAAGCTGTTCGCAGAAGATGCGATCAGGGTGCCGCCCGGCTCGGAGCCCGAGCACGGCCCGGAAGCCATCGCGCAAAGCGAGCAAAAAGACTATGACGTCGCCAAGTGGAGCATCCAGTCCAAGCCCCTGGATGCTTTGCACATCAACGATGACTGGGTCTTTGGGATCGCGGAGGCGGCGGTCAACACGGTTCCCCATGACGGTGGGACCGAAAGGTCCTTCAAGGCGACCAAGACCTGGCTACTGCAGAAGCAGCCCTCGGGGGAGTGGCTGATCAAGCGGCAGATGTGGAACTTGAAGTAA
- a CDS encoding ABC transporter substrate-binding protein, giving the protein MQQVRNVFRRSVAAAAVAGLLAGPALLAQPAEAAGKVRVALGDVVSVETLAFLVALERAKDRGVDYEMTSFAKEELAIQSIVNGQADLGVGTPYSVIQKSKVPLKAIFQMSRLVFFPVASNDIQSWKDLDGQPFTFHARGTGTEAIGNIIAKREGIEFGARSYVPGSENRIIAMMKGQINATIVDLANKNKLLDMAGDKFHVLPGVSEVPSDELIFASETWIDNNTEQVNIVVEELLKLWHEMKDNPGIVEEERAKRNLLADQPKEILAEVVPFYTEGAKEGLFDPAGGGMAAAKADFAFYTEAGQLQGPAESLKVEEYWNLEPLNAAKKKLGL; this is encoded by the coding sequence ATGCAGCAAGTGAGAAACGTCTTTCGGCGTAGCGTCGCCGCGGCCGCCGTGGCCGGACTCTTGGCGGGCCCCGCGCTTCTGGCCCAACCGGCCGAGGCGGCGGGGAAAGTCCGCGTCGCCCTGGGCGACGTGGTCTCCGTGGAAACCCTGGCCTTCCTGGTCGCCCTGGAACGGGCCAAGGACCGCGGCGTCGATTATGAGATGACCTCCTTCGCCAAGGAAGAACTGGCCATCCAGTCGATCGTCAATGGCCAGGCCGACCTGGGCGTCGGCACCCCCTACTCGGTCATCCAGAAGAGCAAGGTGCCGCTGAAAGCGATCTTCCAGATGTCGCGCCTGGTGTTCTTCCCGGTCGCCTCGAACGACATCCAGTCCTGGAAGGACCTGGACGGGCAGCCCTTCACCTTCCATGCCCGCGGGACCGGCACCGAGGCCATCGGCAACATCATCGCCAAGCGTGAGGGCATCGAGTTCGGCGCGCGCAGCTACGTGCCCGGATCGGAGAACCGCATCATCGCGATGATGAAGGGGCAGATCAACGCGACCATCGTCGACCTCGCCAACAAGAACAAGCTGTTGGATATGGCCGGCGATAAGTTCCATGTGCTGCCCGGCGTCAGCGAGGTGCCCAGCGACGAGCTGATCTTCGCCAGCGAGACCTGGATCGACAACAATACCGAGCAGGTAAACATCGTCGTCGAAGAGCTGCTGAAGCTGTGGCACGAGATGAAGGACAATCCGGGAATCGTCGAGGAGGAGCGCGCCAAGCGCAACCTGCTCGCCGACCAGCCGAAGGAAATCCTCGCCGAGGTCGTACCCTTCTATACCGAGGGCGCCAAGGAAGGTCTCTTCGATCCGGCCGGCGGCGGCATGGCGGCGGCCAAGGCCGACTTCGCCTTCTATACCGAGGCCGGTCAGCTGCAAGGCCCGGCGGAGTCCCTCAAAGTGGAGGAATACTGGAACCTTGAGCCGTTGAACGCGGCCAAGAAAAAGCTCGGCCTGTAA
- a CDS encoding FCD domain-containing protein gives MDQGQGALTQLRAYLAQRDLPANTRLPPERELCDILGVSRGELRKALAVMEGNGELWRHVGKGTFIGTRPAKEYSDVAGIAALTNPREVMQARLLIEPQIAREAALNATAGDIAELKQCMAASRQAQTWRQYENCDNRLHRAVAEASHNTVLLALFDTLNAVRRAVVWGRLRVKVDRPPNDHHSFAEHERLVKAIEERDMDGASQAMLRHLSQVQANLLAARQAAE, from the coding sequence ATGGATCAGGGACAGGGAGCATTGACGCAGCTGCGCGCCTATCTGGCGCAGCGCGATCTGCCCGCCAATACCCGCCTTCCCCCGGAACGCGAGCTCTGTGACATCCTGGGCGTCTCGCGCGGCGAGCTGCGCAAGGCCCTGGCGGTGATGGAGGGCAATGGCGAGCTGTGGCGCCATGTCGGCAAGGGCACCTTCATCGGCACCCGCCCGGCCAAGGAATACTCCGATGTCGCCGGCATCGCGGCTCTGACCAACCCGCGCGAGGTGATGCAGGCGCGCCTGCTGATCGAGCCGCAGATCGCCCGCGAGGCGGCGCTCAACGCCACCGCCGGCGACATCGCCGAGCTGAAGCAGTGCATGGCGGCCTCGCGCCAGGCCCAGACCTGGCGCCAGTACGAGAACTGCGACAACCGCCTGCACCGCGCCGTGGCCGAAGCGTCCCACAACACCGTGCTGCTGGCCCTCTTCGACACGCTGAATGCCGTGCGCCGCGCCGTGGTCTGGGGGCGTCTGCGCGTCAAGGTCGACCGCCCGCCCAACGACCACCATTCCTTCGCCGAGCACGAACGCCTGGTGAAGGCCATCGAGGAACGCGACATGGACGGCGCCAGCCAGGCCATGCTGCGCCATCTCTCCCAGGTCCAGGCCAACCTGCTCGCCGCCCGCCAGGCGGCGGAGTAG
- a CDS encoding ABC transporter permease produces the protein MQTPTSSPALRADRQAGPAPARPAPQAGPGLSSGSDSAPPLAPVALPPANLAALLLSHPLVLRLASVVIVFGAWEYAGRVPISPAFPTFLETMDALGGLIADGTLLQAFWITLQPLAIGLLASVIVGVAFGVAMGLNRLAEWFGAPLFIIAQSAPLAALIPILTFAYGIGLTAKVMTVCIMAMPVIVLNSLNAVRHTPVSLLEMGHSFLGSRGQVIWKIVLPAAAPVIFAGLRLGCAAGFIGVILAELLITPTGIGDIITYNQSIAEYAKMYAAIFSIIVFSVLFIELIERLEVTLFRPEKRAAR, from the coding sequence TTGCAAACACCCACCTCCTCCCCGGCCCTGAGGGCGGACCGGCAGGCTGGCCCTGCCCCCGCCCGTCCTGCACCGCAAGCAGGGCCGGGGCTTTCTTCCGGCAGCGACAGCGCCCCGCCGCTCGCGCCGGTCGCCCTGCCGCCGGCCAATCTCGCCGCGCTGCTGCTCAGCCACCCGCTGGTCCTGCGCCTGGCGTCCGTCGTCATCGTCTTCGGCGCCTGGGAGTACGCCGGGCGGGTGCCTATCAGCCCCGCCTTTCCGACCTTCCTGGAGACCATGGACGCGCTCGGCGGCCTCATCGCCGACGGCACCCTGCTGCAGGCCTTCTGGATCACCCTGCAGCCCCTGGCCATCGGCCTCCTCGCCTCGGTGATCGTCGGCGTGGCCTTCGGGGTCGCCATGGGCCTCAACCGCCTGGCCGAGTGGTTCGGGGCGCCGCTCTTCATCATCGCCCAGTCGGCGCCGCTGGCCGCGCTGATCCCGATCCTGACTTTCGCCTACGGCATCGGGCTGACCGCCAAGGTCATGACCGTCTGCATCATGGCGATGCCGGTGATCGTGCTCAACTCGCTGAACGCCGTGCGCCACACACCGGTTTCCCTGCTGGAGATGGGGCATTCCTTCCTCGGTTCGCGCGGACAGGTGATCTGGAAGATCGTGCTGCCCGCCGCCGCACCAGTGATCTTCGCCGGCCTGCGCCTGGGCTGCGCCGCCGGCTTCATCGGCGTCATCCTGGCCGAGCTGCTGATCACCCCGACCGGCATCGGCGACATCATCACCTACAACCAGTCGATCGCCGAATACGCCAAGATGTACGCCGCGATCTTCTCCATCATCGTCTTCTCCGTGCTCTTCATCGAGCTGATCGAGCGTCTGGAGGTGACCCTCTTCCGTCCCGAAAAGCGAGCCGCCCGATGA
- a CDS encoding NAD-dependent epimerase/dehydratase family protein: protein MLVTGANGFAGAAICRHLVRHGWQVRACVRNAAAAVPEGVEKVVVGEIGEATDWSAALAGVDAVVHCAARVHVLRETAADPLTAFRRVNVDGSRELAVQAAAAGVRRFVFLSSIGAAVAERQPAAASPYQRSKLEAEAALREAAARSGMVLVMLRPPLIYGPGAPGNFRRLARLVAAGRPLPLAAIDNKRSLLFIGNLAGAVEAALRCDTAPEGPLALCDGEDLSTPELARRIGRACGRPARLFAVPALLLKGAGRLFGRSAGVAALTGSLTVDNGPIRKSLGWSPDFSVEEGLTMTFRDTPQDAAR from the coding sequence GTGCTGGTGACCGGAGCCAACGGCTTTGCCGGCGCGGCGATCTGCCGTCACCTGGTCCGGCACGGCTGGCAGGTGCGGGCCTGCGTGCGCAACGCCGCCGCCGCGGTCCCCGAGGGCGTCGAAAAGGTTGTCGTCGGCGAGATCGGGGAGGCGACCGACTGGAGCGCAGCCCTGGCCGGCGTCGACGCGGTGGTGCACTGTGCGGCCCGCGTCCACGTGCTGCGCGAGACCGCGGCGGATCCGCTCACCGCCTTCCGCCGCGTCAACGTCGACGGCAGCCGCGAGCTCGCCGTCCAGGCCGCCGCCGCCGGAGTGCGCCGCTTCGTCTTCCTCAGCTCCATCGGCGCCGCGGTGGCGGAGCGCCAGCCGGCGGCCGCCAGCCCCTATCAGCGGAGCAAGCTGGAAGCCGAGGCCGCGCTGCGCGAAGCCGCCGCCCGCAGCGGCATGGTCCTGGTCATGCTGCGCCCGCCCCTGATCTACGGCCCCGGCGCGCCGGGCAACTTCCGCCGCCTTGCCCGCTTGGTTGCCGCCGGGCGGCCTTTGCCCCTCGCTGCCATCGACAACAAGCGCAGCCTGCTGTTCATCGGCAACCTCGCCGGCGCGGTAGAAGCGGCATTGCGCTGCGACACGGCGCCAGAAGGCCCCCTGGCGCTTTGCGACGGCGAGGATCTTTCGACGCCCGAGCTGGCGCGGCGTATCGGCCGCGCTTGCGGGCGGCCGGCGCGCCTCTTCGCCGTCCCGGCATTGCTCCTGAAGGGGGCCGGGCGCCTGTTCGGCCGGAGCGCCGGCGTCGCGGCGCTGACCGGCAGCCTTACCGTCGACAACGGGCCTATCCGTAAGAGTCTTGGATGGTCTCCCGACTTCAGTGTAGAGGAAGGTCTGACGATGACGTTCCGCGACACGCCACAGGACGCCGCCCGGTGA
- a CDS encoding outer membrane lipoprotein-sorting protein, translated as MPIPLTPLHGQPMHRRPTDRLALAAAILTVLLVGFAGAALAETPEEKGRAIAEEADRRDLGFEDSYAELKMVLSNKQGESSTRELRVQTLEVPAREIGDKSLIVFDHPRDIEGTAFLSFTKILEPDDQWLYLPALKRVKRISSANKSGPFVGSEFAYEDMLSQEVDKYDYRWLRDEACGEITCFVVERTPLYENSGYARQVVWIDQQEYRAQRVDFYDRKDSLLKTLTFGGYNRYLDQYWRADDWYMENHQTGKTTRLTFGNWEFRLGLDDNDLDPNRLKRLR; from the coding sequence ATGCCGATACCCCTCACGCCCTTGCACGGACAGCCGATGCACAGGCGGCCGACTGACCGGCTGGCGCTGGCCGCCGCCATTCTCACGGTGCTGCTGGTCGGTTTCGCCGGGGCCGCGCTGGCGGAAACTCCGGAGGAGAAGGGCCGGGCCATCGCCGAGGAAGCGGACCGCCGCGACCTCGGCTTCGAGGACAGCTATGCCGAGCTGAAGATGGTGCTGAGCAACAAGCAGGGTGAAAGCAGCACGCGCGAGCTGCGCGTGCAGACCCTGGAAGTGCCGGCGCGGGAGATCGGCGACAAGTCGCTCATCGTCTTCGACCATCCCCGCGATATCGAGGGCACGGCCTTCCTCAGCTTCACCAAGATCCTGGAGCCCGACGACCAGTGGCTTTACCTGCCGGCGTTAAAGCGGGTGAAGCGCATCTCCTCGGCCAACAAGTCCGGCCCCTTCGTCGGCAGCGAATTCGCCTACGAGGACATGCTGTCGCAGGAAGTCGACAAGTACGACTACCGCTGGCTGCGCGACGAGGCCTGCGGCGAGATCACCTGCTTCGTGGTCGAGCGCACTCCGCTGTACGAGAACTCCGGCTATGCGCGCCAAGTGGTGTGGATCGACCAGCAGGAGTACCGCGCCCAGCGCGTCGACTTCTACGACCGCAAGGACTCGCTGCTCAAGACCCTGACCTTCGGCGGCTACAACCGCTACCTGGACCAGTACTGGCGCGCCGACGACTGGTACATGGAGAACCACCAGACCGGCAAAACCACGCGGCTGACCTTCGGCAACTGGGAGTTCCGCCTCGGCCTGGACGATAACGACCTGGACCCCAACCGCCTGAAACGGCTGCGCTGA